In Novipirellula caenicola, one genomic interval encodes:
- a CDS encoding S1C family serine protease, translated as MKYRLASLVFLGWMFVLLATPLLATPVPADDATADTTAGTENTESSSEIQAGPRALSKAFRVAARRATPSVVTVFAYGQNVEAAEEETDTERPGPTPPQKESVNGDAIPLTGLGSGVILSETGLIITNNHVITGARKVVVQLADETEIEAVEVHGDPDSDVAIVRIEREEPFDVATLGDSDLMDIGDWVLAIGSPFRLEATVSAGIISAKNRTLKRIRRGRLLQTDAAINPGNSGGPLIDLDGKMIAISTAIATRNGGYQGIGFAIPINQAKWIADELAAHGHVRRAALGIQLAELNPKVAKKVNLPVGLGVLVYQVISGSAGEHAGLKPLDVILEFAGERVDKPSSLQEVIERKPIGSMQEVKIYRAGKEMTLQVELASVEDPTLQKSEDKKNEDDKDQEAENEEAE; from the coding sequence ATGAAATATCGACTTGCCTCCCTTGTCTTTCTTGGCTGGATGTTCGTATTACTAGCAACCCCATTACTAGCAACCCCAGTGCCAGCCGACGACGCGACTGCCGACACGACTGCGGGGACCGAGAACACGGAATCGAGCAGCGAGATCCAAGCGGGACCAAGAGCGTTGTCCAAGGCGTTTCGCGTTGCCGCGCGGCGAGCGACACCCTCGGTCGTCACCGTGTTTGCCTATGGACAAAACGTCGAAGCGGCCGAGGAAGAAACCGACACCGAACGTCCGGGCCCCACCCCGCCGCAAAAGGAAAGCGTCAATGGCGACGCCATTCCGTTGACCGGTTTGGGTTCTGGAGTGATTCTCAGTGAAACCGGATTGATCATCACCAACAATCACGTCATCACCGGGGCGAGAAAGGTGGTGGTGCAACTCGCGGATGAAACGGAGATCGAGGCTGTCGAGGTGCATGGCGATCCCGATAGCGATGTGGCCATTGTGCGGATTGAACGTGAGGAGCCGTTTGATGTCGCCACGTTGGGTGATTCGGATCTGATGGATATCGGCGACTGGGTGCTTGCGATCGGCAGCCCGTTTCGGTTGGAAGCGACCGTCAGCGCCGGAATCATTAGCGCAAAAAATCGAACGCTCAAGCGGATTCGCCGCGGTCGGCTGTTGCAAACCGATGCGGCAATCAACCCCGGCAACTCGGGTGGACCGCTGATCGATTTGGATGGAAAGATGATCGCGATTAGCACCGCCATCGCCACTCGTAACGGGGGCTATCAAGGCATCGGATTCGCCATTCCGATTAATCAAGCGAAATGGATCGCCGATGAATTGGCGGCTCATGGACATGTTCGTCGCGCCGCGTTGGGGATTCAGTTAGCCGAACTGAATCCCAAGGTGGCTAAGAAAGTCAATTTGCCGGTGGGATTGGGCGTGCTGGTTTATCAAGTGATCTCGGGGTCGGCTGGCGAACACGCCGGATTAAAACCGCTGGACGTGATCCTCGAATTTGCTGGCGAACGCGTCGACAAACCGAGCAGCTTGCAAGAGGTCATCGAACGCAAACCGATCGGTTCGATGCAGGAAGTCAAAATCTATCGAGCAGGTAAAGAAATGACGCTACAAGTCGAACTTGCCTCGGTCGAGGACCCGACGTTACAGAAGAGCGAAGATAAAAAGAACGAAGACGACAAGGACCAAGAAGCTGAGAACGAAGAAGCCGAGTAG
- a CDS encoding thymidine phosphorylase, whose amino-acid sequence MLPATLLAKKRDGQTLSDAEIHFLIDGFCSGKVADYQMAALAMAICINGMQPAEISALTGAMVRSGDKLPRCSDRPRVDKHSTGGLGDKVSLILAPLLATCDVDVPMISGRGLGLTGGTLDKLESIQGFRTQLSMEESTKILRKTGVFIIGAGPEIAPADQRLYALRDVTGTVESIALITASILSKKLAARLDALVMDVKVGAGGFMKTLDQARQLAQSLIRVGAQSDLPITAILSDMNQPLGAAIGNAIEVNEAVDVLQGIGPPEVRELTIQLAANALVACHDDLSRDDAVAKLTKHLDSGIAMERFEQMVIAQGGRPDFPRPIGSELMIECPVDGWVEKIDCELLGQIVIELGGGRQQKQDRIDPSVGLQVHCRVGQRVRRGTPILSLHCDKRQHDEYRGPLEKAVIISDQSVRSVPLIIEQLS is encoded by the coding sequence ATGCTACCTGCAACCCTATTGGCAAAAAAACGTGACGGTCAAACGCTCAGCGATGCTGAAATCCACTTTCTGATCGACGGATTTTGCAGCGGCAAGGTGGCCGATTACCAAATGGCCGCACTCGCGATGGCGATCTGTATCAACGGCATGCAGCCGGCGGAGATCAGTGCTTTGACGGGTGCGATGGTCCGCAGCGGTGACAAGTTGCCTCGATGCAGCGACCGGCCACGCGTCGACAAACACAGCACCGGCGGGCTGGGTGACAAAGTTTCGCTGATCCTAGCCCCGCTGCTAGCCACCTGTGACGTCGACGTGCCGATGATCAGCGGACGCGGGCTTGGATTGACCGGAGGCACGTTGGATAAGTTGGAATCGATTCAAGGGTTCCGAACTCAGTTGAGCATGGAGGAATCGACCAAGATTCTGCGAAAGACGGGTGTGTTCATCATCGGTGCGGGCCCGGAAATCGCCCCCGCCGATCAACGTCTGTACGCCCTTCGTGATGTCACCGGGACGGTCGAATCGATCGCATTGATCACGGCCAGCATTCTCAGTAAAAAACTTGCCGCACGACTGGATGCCTTGGTCATGGATGTCAAAGTCGGTGCGGGCGGATTCATGAAGACGCTCGATCAAGCACGCCAGTTGGCTCAGTCGCTGATTCGTGTCGGCGCCCAGTCCGATTTGCCGATCACGGCAATCCTTTCCGATATGAACCAACCACTCGGTGCGGCGATTGGCAATGCGATCGAAGTCAACGAAGCGGTGGATGTGCTGCAAGGCATCGGGCCACCAGAAGTCCGCGAGTTGACGATCCAGCTTGCGGCGAACGCGTTGGTCGCTTGCCACGATGACCTGTCGCGTGACGACGCGGTTGCAAAATTGACGAAACATCTCGATTCCGGGATTGCGATGGAGCGTTTTGAACAGATGGTGATTGCGCAGGGCGGACGCCCCGATTTCCCTCGGCCAATCGGCAGCGAGTTGATGATCGAATGCCCCGTTGATGGCTGGGTTGAAAAGATCGACTGCGAATTGCTTGGACAAATCGTCATTGAACTCGGCGGCGGTCGCCAACAGAAACAAGACCGCATCGATCCGAGCGTGGGGCTGCAAGTGCATTGCCGGGTAGGGCAACGTGTCCGCCGAGGAACGCCAATCCTAAGCCTGCACTGCGATAAACGTCAGCATGACGAGTACCGCGGCCCATTGGAGAAGGCGGTGATCATTTCGGATCAAAGCGTCAGAAGCGTCCCGCTGATCATCGAGCAGCTTTCGTGA
- a CDS encoding DUF1559 domain-containing protein produces MNKLSVKRGFTLVELLVVIAIIGVLVGLLLPAVQAAREAARRMSCSNNFKQIGLAIHNYHAAYNQIPTHGSGTGTGGGQQVWNNSNVRNNTRLSFLVGLLPFFEQQALWEQISNPQGSFNAMGPTPNTTYGPWDTDIPALRCPSDPGQGLPAKGRTNIAACLGDSAVMMSFGPVNENGVSNSNFAQEARASCRGAFVAHQTARFRDILDGLANTIVVGEIMTDLGDGSVSTQAKEVAGTDLYNNPSSCLPLVSATRPRFWDSPPTANGLARGYRWADFGPLFTGFTTILPPNQEICRGDLPAPTQATFGTTLPAAENHFKEMVATPSSRHQGGCHILMGDGAVKFITDSIEAGSSRNTGGGGAMVRLGGSGKAAPGQQSPYGLWGSLGTRASKEVISSDF; encoded by the coding sequence ATGAACAAGTTGTCAGTCAAGCGAGGGTTCACGTTGGTCGAACTGCTCGTCGTGATCGCGATTATCGGCGTGCTTGTCGGTTTGCTTTTACCGGCAGTCCAAGCGGCCCGTGAAGCCGCACGGCGGATGTCATGTAGCAATAATTTCAAACAAATTGGGTTGGCGATTCACAACTATCACGCTGCCTATAACCAAATTCCAACACACGGTTCAGGCACAGGCACCGGGGGCGGTCAGCAGGTTTGGAACAACTCGAATGTGCGAAACAACACGCGTTTGAGCTTTCTAGTCGGGCTGTTGCCGTTCTTCGAACAACAAGCGTTGTGGGAGCAGATCAGCAACCCGCAAGGTTCTTTCAATGCGATGGGGCCAACGCCGAACACGACTTACGGTCCCTGGGACACCGATATTCCGGCGCTGCGTTGTCCAAGCGATCCAGGCCAGGGATTGCCGGCGAAGGGGCGAACAAACATTGCCGCCTGTCTCGGTGATTCAGCGGTAATGATGTCGTTCGGTCCCGTCAACGAAAATGGGGTTTCCAACTCGAACTTTGCCCAAGAGGCACGGGCTTCATGTCGTGGTGCGTTTGTCGCTCACCAAACCGCTCGGTTCCGCGACATTCTAGACGGTTTGGCGAACACCATCGTCGTCGGCGAAATCATGACGGACTTGGGGGACGGAAGCGTCTCGACACAGGCCAAGGAAGTTGCGGGAACCGATCTGTACAATAACCCGAGCAGTTGTCTGCCATTGGTTTCGGCAACCCGTCCTCGTTTTTGGGATTCGCCACCAACGGCAAACGGATTGGCACGTGGCTATCGCTGGGCGGACTTTGGACCGCTGTTCACCGGATTCACCACGATCCTGCCACCGAACCAAGAGATTTGTCGTGGCGACTTGCCTGCTCCGACACAGGCTACTTTCGGCACGACGTTGCCTGCGGCCGAGAATCACTTCAAGGAGATGGTTGCCACGCCAAGCAGCCGTCACCAAGGGGGTTGCCACATTCTGATGGGCGACGGAGCGGTCAAGTTCATCACCGATTCGATCGAAGCGGGCAGCAGTCGCAATACTGGCGGCGGCGGAGCCATGGTTCGTTTGGGAGGCAGTGGCAAAGCGGCTCCTGGCCAACAAAGCCCGTATGGTTTGTGGGGATCGCTCGGAACACGTGCCAGCAAAGAAGTGATCAGTAGCGACTTCTAA
- a CDS encoding ATP-binding protein: MLPISQITAKSLCEGRRALADRIHDRMLSGGPSETNPLRLAAELESHITVLAACIEFTSPRLLEDYIRWAMRLPRSVSPYQWDIRQSFETIRDVVRAHNQRDVGELVSRYVDHSFAASDSRGEPALVPPRPSSRSEFSELRQTYLAALLDSRRKDAVQLIMNAVESGTEIRAIYLHVLQPTQHELGRLWESGKISVAQEHYCTASTQFVMSQIQPYLLNDKITPKSLVATCVGDELHEVGLRIITDLFEVSGWDTVYLGANIPAEAIAESVAANNARVLAISTTMTQHLFGLSEVIAEVRKRPECKDVRILVGGYPFNVDPFLWRRTGADASANDAIDAIEIAERLWGDDQPEIETTLSTNIKHDAATFTEGLTTDDDLSRINNHLVTLQRDLHKANVRLMALNEDNQNKAIELQRASQRKDEFMAMLAHELRGPLAPLTYAASLLQLEPLDANVLQDVRETISRQLQQMTYLINDLLETARVAHGKIELRREKVFFREILNRALEIVRPLVKDKAQNLHIDHTHDLELLDVDIVRLTQVLANLLTNASKYTDEKGSIWVSTSHLRDRFVITVRDNGIGISEETLPDVFSTFTQEQRSKDYAKGGLGLGLSLVKQLIELHGGSVNASSAGPGRGSVFSVSVPVVQPSATADAGGGSLTPDSEIRAAGRTGQRVLVVDDTAGSAKITALLLKKLGFDPHIASDGATAIKRFAELSPQIVLLDLTLPDMSGFSVAQQIRRETALENVLIVALTGHSDQKHRSLATESGFDEYFVKPVDIHVLKRLGDQASQKSAGSGS, encoded by the coding sequence ATGTTGCCAATATCGCAAATCACTGCGAAATCACTTTGCGAGGGACGTCGTGCACTGGCGGATCGCATCCACGATCGCATGCTTAGTGGCGGCCCGTCCGAAACGAACCCGCTCAGGCTGGCCGCAGAACTTGAATCGCACATCACCGTGTTGGCGGCTTGTATTGAATTCACAAGCCCGAGGTTGCTCGAGGACTACATTCGCTGGGCAATGAGACTGCCGCGATCGGTGTCACCGTACCAATGGGATATTCGCCAAAGCTTTGAAACCATCCGAGACGTCGTGCGTGCGCATAACCAACGTGATGTTGGCGAGCTCGTTTCCCGATACGTGGATCATTCGTTTGCAGCAAGTGATTCGCGTGGCGAGCCCGCGTTGGTGCCACCCCGACCTTCGTCACGCTCCGAGTTTTCAGAACTGCGACAAACGTATCTGGCGGCGTTGTTGGACAGTCGTCGCAAAGACGCGGTGCAGTTGATCATGAACGCCGTCGAAAGCGGAACCGAGATCCGAGCGATCTACTTGCATGTGCTTCAGCCTACGCAGCATGAACTAGGGCGACTGTGGGAATCGGGAAAGATCAGCGTCGCGCAAGAACATTACTGCACAGCGTCGACTCAGTTTGTCATGTCCCAGATTCAACCCTATCTTTTGAACGACAAGATCACCCCGAAGTCACTGGTGGCAACTTGTGTCGGCGATGAGTTGCACGAGGTCGGACTGCGAATCATTACCGATCTGTTCGAAGTGAGCGGATGGGACACTGTTTACCTCGGAGCCAACATTCCGGCCGAAGCGATCGCAGAGTCCGTTGCAGCGAACAATGCTCGCGTGCTTGCCATTTCAACGACGATGACGCAGCATTTGTTTGGACTATCGGAGGTCATTGCCGAAGTTCGCAAGCGTCCTGAATGTAAAGACGTTCGCATCTTGGTCGGCGGATATCCATTCAACGTCGACCCATTTCTGTGGCGACGCACCGGTGCGGATGCGTCCGCGAATGATGCGATCGATGCAATTGAGATTGCCGAACGATTGTGGGGCGATGATCAACCAGAAATTGAAACGACTCTGTCTACGAACATCAAACATGATGCCGCAACCTTCACAGAGGGTTTGACGACGGACGACGACCTCAGCCGGATCAACAATCATCTTGTCACGCTGCAGCGCGACCTTCACAAGGCAAACGTGCGGTTGATGGCTTTGAATGAGGACAATCAAAACAAGGCGATAGAGCTGCAGCGGGCCAGTCAACGAAAGGACGAATTCATGGCGATGTTAGCGCATGAATTGCGTGGTCCGTTGGCGCCGCTAACTTACGCAGCGTCGCTGTTGCAACTCGAACCGCTCGATGCAAATGTATTGCAAGACGTTCGAGAGACGATCAGCCGCCAATTGCAACAGATGACCTACTTGATCAATGATCTGTTGGAAACCGCACGCGTGGCTCACGGAAAAATCGAACTACGGCGAGAAAAGGTCTTTTTCCGCGAAATCCTCAATCGAGCACTCGAAATCGTCCGTCCGCTGGTCAAAGACAAGGCTCAGAACCTGCACATTGACCATACCCATGATCTCGAGCTGCTTGATGTGGACATCGTACGATTGACGCAGGTGTTAGCAAATCTACTTACCAACGCGTCAAAATACACGGATGAGAAAGGGTCGATCTGGGTTTCCACGAGTCACCTTCGCGATCGTTTTGTGATCACGGTGCGTGACAATGGAATCGGAATAAGCGAAGAGACGCTGCCCGATGTGTTTTCGACGTTCACTCAAGAACAACGATCCAAAGATTACGCCAAAGGCGGTCTTGGTTTGGGGTTGAGCTTGGTGAAACAGCTCATTGAACTGCACGGCGGAAGCGTGAACGCATCCAGCGCCGGGCCAGGCCGTGGAAGTGTTTTCTCGGTCAGCGTTCCTGTGGTCCAACCGTCGGCCACCGCGGATGCGGGCGGCGGATCGTTAACGCCGGACTCAGAGATCCGTGCTGCGGGTCGAACGGGTCAACGAGTTTTAGTGGTCGACGACACGGCCGGCTCGGCAAAGATCACCGCCTTGCTGCTGAAGAAACTTGGATTCGATCCTCACATTGCTTCCGATGGTGCTACCGCGATCAAGCGATTCGCTGAACTGAGTCCCCAGATCGTGTTACTCGATTTGACGCTTCCCGACATGAGCGGCTTCTCGGTTGCTCAGCAAATTCGCCGCGAAACCGCGTTAGAGAACGTGTTGATCGTCGCGTTAACAGGGCACAGCGACCAGAAGCACCGCAGCTTGGCGACCGAGAGTGGGTTTGACGAGTACTTCGTCAAACCTGTGGACATCCACGTGTTAAAACGTTTGGGAGACCAGGCCAGCCAAAAGAGCGCCGGCAGCGGAAGCTAA
- the cdd gene encoding cytidine deaminase, translated as MVDLKTKEIDRLILSATTARDQAYAPHSHFYVGAALLMNDGTVVIGCNVENASYSMCLCAERVAASSAIAAGYREWRAIAIASVGGVAPCGACRQFLAEFGLDLPVITTDILDGSYKVRNLKHLFPEAFDGSSLPHHA; from the coding sequence ATGGTGGATCTAAAGACCAAAGAGATTGACCGACTCATCCTTTCTGCGACCACCGCTCGCGACCAGGCGTATGCTCCCCATAGTCACTTTTACGTTGGCGCGGCATTGCTGATGAACGATGGCACGGTCGTGATCGGTTGTAATGTCGAGAACGCCAGCTATTCGATGTGCTTGTGTGCCGAACGAGTGGCGGCATCGTCGGCAATCGCCGCGGGGTATCGCGAGTGGCGTGCGATTGCCATAGCCAGCGTCGGCGGTGTGGCGCCGTGTGGTGCATGCCGCCAATTCTTGGCCGAATTCGGATTAGATCTGCCGGTGATCACCACCGATATCCTGGACGGAAGTTACAAGGTCCGAAATCTCAAACATTTGTTCCCCGAAGCGTTCGACGGATCCAGTTTGCCACATCACGCGTGA